Proteins co-encoded in one Pocillopora verrucosa isolate sample1 chromosome 1, ASM3666991v2, whole genome shotgun sequence genomic window:
- the LOC131788176 gene encoding kelch-like protein 12, with protein sequence MDLKETDRYLRQPRINYEENLYKRMDDFRRQEILCDTILQVDGQEFPAHKNVLAACSEYFLGLFTSDMKEKHQLEVKLEGFRAFVMNDLLHYIYTGEVEITDENVKELVFAADYLLITSLKDKGSEYLEGILNPSNCLSMRAFSEKFDCEELMDKSESFILENFVAVSKSEEFLHLCLSEIEKLITLDDVIVETEEQVYEAVVSWVKHDVNNRRENFPRLLSQVRLGCMSKYYIAEYVEKEELVTNNLECTKLLYEAMKSYALHGPQRQPIRDICKTRKCLDSNVDAIITIWGPGDELRSSTQCYVPSVNQWYNLAPMLIPRFSHGAVACEGFIFTVGGVSLNGHLSSMERYDYRTNTWAGVAPMAKEISALGVAELNGSLYAVGGWHRGRPLNTVLRYYPNSNIWEAVAPMTSNRGGPCVVSDKYLYAIGGKTENDNANDPFKYLSTVEKYDPRTNTWTMTTPMQVRRAYACGVAVGGNLYVVGGTQDDLYSSHSSCEAFDIENNTWTYIANLCISRALAGIAFVGNHIYVLGGKKNSRERTDKVEFYDIDLDVWKVVGSVPNCMGGIQCSAVSLSTQFLNSLTKIT encoded by the exons ATGGATTTGAAAGAAACAGATAGATATCTCCGCCAGCCACGAATAAACTACGAAGAAAATCTTTACAAGCGAATGGATGATTTTCGTCGGCAGGAGATATTGTGCGATACAATTCTTCAAGTGGACGGGCAAGAATTTCCAGCCCACAAAAACGTCTTAGCGGCATGTAGCGAGTATTTCCTTGGTTTGTTTACATCcgacatgaaagaaaaacatcaacttgAAGTCAAACTCGAAGGATTTCGAGCCTTTGTGATGAATGATCTGCTCCATTACATATATACGGGAGAAGTTGAAATAACCGATGAGAATGTCAAAGAACTGGTTTTCGCTGCTGATTACCTGTTAATAACAAGCTTAAAGGATAAAGGGAGTGAGTACTTAGAAGGAATTTTAAATCCTTCAAATTGTCTGTCAATGAGAGCGTTTTCAGAGAAATTTGACTGTGAAGAACTCATGGACAAGTCTGAGAGCTTTATTCTTGAGAACTTCGTGGCGGTTTCGAAATCGGAGGAATTCCTGCATCTTTGCCTCTCTGAGATTGAGAAGCTTATCACTTTAGACGACGTTATTGTGGAGACGGAGGAACAGGTGTACGAAGCGGTCGTTTCGTGGGTCAAacatgacgtgaataacaggAGAGAGAATTTCCCGCGGTTACTCTCTCAGGTTCGCTTGGGTTGCATGTCAAAATATTACATAGCAGAATATGTTGAAAAGGAAGAACTGGTAACCAATAACCTTGAGTGCACCAAGCTTCTTTACGAAGCCATGAAGTCATATGCATTACATGGACCTCAGCGACAGCCAATCAGGGATATCTGCAAGACGCGGAAATGTTTGGATTCCAATGTAGATGCCATCATTACGATCTGGGGACCTGGAGACGAATTGCGTTCCTCAACTCAGTGTTACGTGCCTTCTGTCAATCAGTGGTACAATTTGGCGCCAATGTTAATCCCGCGCTTCAGTCACGGCGCTGTGGCATGCGAGGGGTTTATTTTCACAGTGGGAGGAGTCTCCCTGAATGGGCATCTGTCAAGCATGGAGAGATATGACTACAG AACTAACACATGGGCAGGAGTAGCACCGATGGCTAAGGAAATCTCTGCTCTTGGTGTGGCTGAACTAAATGGTTCTTTATACGCAGTAGGTGGCTGGCACAGAGGAAGACCGCTTAACACCGTTTTGAG gTACTATCCGAACTCGAACATCTGGGAAGCGGTCGCCCCCATGACATCAAACAGAGGTGGTCCATGTGTAGTATCTGATAAATACCTTTACGCCATCGGtggaaaaacagaaaacgaTAATGCCAATGACCCGTTCAAGTACCTGAGCACGGTTGAAAAATATGATCCCAGAACAAACACCTGGACCATGACCACACCCATGCAGGTCCGTAGAGCATACGCATGCGGAGTAGCTGTTGGCGGAAACCTTTACGTAGTAGGGGGAACCCAAGATGATTTGTACTCGTCGCACAGCTCTTGTGAGGCTTTTGACATAGAGAATAACACCTGGACATACATAGCTAATTTGTGCATATCAAGAGCGCTGGCAGGGATAGCTTTCGTAGGAAATCATATCTACGTTCtcggaggaaagaaaaattcccGCGAAAGAACAGACAAAGTAGAATTTTACGATATCGATCTTGACGTGTGGAAGGTTGTAGGGTCGGTACCTAACTGTATGGGTGGGATACAGTGCTCAGCTGTTTCTCTTTCCACCCAATTTCTCAACTCTCTGACAAAgattacttaa